In Blautia wexlerae DSM 19850, a single window of DNA contains:
- a CDS encoding DeoR/GlpR family DNA-binding transcription regulator — translation MLTEQRFDIILKLLEEKKSVTVTELRELLDASESTVRRDITALDKAGKLTKVFGGAVALNHKVTAYEPTVAQKSELNKEEKQKIAKYAASLITPDDFVYLDAGTTTGLMLEYLAGVRAAFVTNAVSHAQTLAKMGIRVYLIGGELKSSTEAVVGSQAMQMIQMYHFTKGFFGTNGITRREGFTTPDTSEAIVKSTAMKQCKDVYILTDKSKFGEVSSVTFGGFTDAKILTEEIPEEYQDSKNILKVK, via the coding sequence ATGCTTACAGAACAGAGATTTGATATTATTCTGAAGCTTCTGGAAGAAAAAAAGAGTGTTACAGTAACAGAACTGAGAGAACTTCTGGATGCATCAGAGTCCACAGTGCGCAGAGACATTACTGCATTGGACAAAGCAGGAAAACTTACCAAGGTTTTCGGCGGTGCAGTAGCATTAAATCATAAAGTAACTGCCTATGAACCGACAGTAGCGCAGAAATCAGAATTAAATAAAGAAGAAAAGCAAAAGATCGCAAAATATGCAGCCAGCCTGATCACACCGGATGATTTTGTTTATCTGGACGCAGGAACCACCACTGGCCTGATGCTGGAATATCTGGCAGGTGTAAGAGCTGCCTTTGTCACCAATGCAGTATCCCACGCCCAGACTCTGGCAAAGATGGGAATCCGGGTTTATTTGATCGGAGGAGAACTGAAGAGTTCCACAGAAGCAGTCGTAGGCAGTCAGGCAATGCAGATGATCCAGATGTATCATTTTACAAAGGGATTTTTCGGAACAAATGGAATCACCAGAAGAGAAGGCTTCACCACACCGGATACCAGCGAAGCAATTGTAAAGAGTACTGCAATGAAGCAGTGCAAAGATGTATATATTCTGACAGATAAGTCAAAGTTTGGCGAAGTAAGTTCTGTGACATTCGGCGGGTTTACAGATGCTAAAATTCTTACAGAAGAAATTCCGGAGGAGTATCAGGATAGCAAAAATATTCTGAAAGTGAAATAA
- a CDS encoding PTS fructose transporter subunit IIABC yields the protein MRITDLLDRRSVSLTAAPKTKSETLDMAVDLMVKSEKISNREAYRKQVYLREEESTTGIGEGIAIPHGKCDAVKKPGLAAMVIKNGVEFEALDDEPVTLLFLIAAPNTEDNIHLDVLSKLSVMLMDEEFTESLRNASSVDEFMDIIDRADSEKKDIDERLADTGSTEGTQAKILAVTSCPTGIAHTYMAAEGIEKAAKAKNCFIKIETRGSGGAKNVLTDQEIADADCIIVAADAKVPMERFDGKKVIECQVSDGISKADQLIDRAINGDAPVYHAAAGSQTSSAGNKSGGSVGHKIYMQLMNGVSHMLPLVVGGGILIAIAFLIDGLSVDLSALPADQRANFGTITPVAALFKGIGGTAFGFMLPILAGFIAMAIGDRPALALGLVGGMMAANGKSGFLGALLAGFAAGYIILGLRKLCDKLPEALEKIAPVLIYPVVGILVMGLLMTFIVEPVMGGINTGLNNALTGMGSSSKVILGIVLGGMMAIDMGGPFNKAAYVFGTAAIAAGNYDIMAAVMIGGMTPPCAIALATLLFKDKFTKEERDAGPTNFIMGLAFITEGAIPFAASDPLRVLPSCIVGSAVAGAISMAFDCTLMAPHGGIFVFPVVGNAVMYLVALVAGTVISAVLLGLLKKKAA from the coding sequence ATGAGAATAACAGACCTGCTTGACAGACGAAGCGTATCGTTAACAGCTGCTCCGAAAACAAAGTCAGAAACTCTGGATATGGCAGTTGATCTGATGGTAAAGAGTGAGAAGATCAGCAATCGTGAGGCTTATCGTAAACAGGTATATTTAAGAGAAGAAGAGAGCACAACAGGTATTGGCGAGGGAATTGCTATTCCTCATGGTAAATGTGATGCAGTTAAGAAGCCGGGACTTGCGGCAATGGTCATCAAAAATGGTGTAGAGTTTGAGGCACTGGATGATGAACCTGTAACCTTATTATTCCTGATCGCAGCGCCGAATACAGAGGATAACATTCACCTGGATGTACTCAGCAAGCTCTCTGTGATGCTGATGGATGAGGAGTTTACAGAATCTCTTCGCAATGCATCGTCTGTAGATGAGTTTATGGATATTATTGACAGGGCAGACAGTGAAAAGAAAGATATTGATGAGAGACTGGCAGATACCGGATCAACAGAAGGAACACAGGCTAAGATCCTTGCTGTTACTTCTTGTCCTACCGGTATCGCACATACGTACATGGCAGCAGAAGGAATTGAAAAAGCTGCAAAAGCAAAGAACTGTTTTATAAAGATCGAAACCCGCGGATCCGGCGGTGCAAAGAATGTGCTGACAGATCAGGAGATTGCTGATGCAGACTGTATTATTGTCGCAGCAGATGCCAAAGTTCCCATGGAACGTTTCGATGGTAAAAAAGTGATCGAATGTCAGGTATCCGACGGAATCAGTAAAGCAGATCAGCTCATTGACAGAGCAATCAATGGGGATGCACCGGTCTACCACGCAGCAGCCGGTTCCCAGACATCTTCTGCCGGTAACAAATCCGGTGGCAGTGTAGGACATAAGATCTATATGCAGCTGATGAATGGCGTATCTCATATGCTTCCGTTGGTTGTAGGCGGTGGTATCCTGATCGCCATTGCGTTCCTGATCGATGGATTAAGTGTAGATTTAAGTGCGCTTCCGGCAGATCAGAGAGCAAACTTCGGTACCATTACTCCGGTAGCGGCTCTGTTTAAAGGCATCGGTGGTACAGCATTCGGATTTATGCTTCCGATCCTTGCCGGATTTATTGCAATGGCAATCGGTGACAGACCGGCACTTGCACTTGGTCTGGTAGGCGGTATGATGGCAGCCAACGGTAAATCTGGTTTCCTTGGAGCTTTGCTTGCAGGCTTTGCAGCCGGATATATTATTCTTGGACTTCGTAAATTATGTGATAAACTTCCGGAAGCCCTGGAAAAGATCGCTCCTGTTTTAATCTATCCTGTAGTTGGAATCCTTGTTATGGGACTCCTGATGACATTTATTGTAGAGCCGGTTATGGGCGGTATCAACACAGGTCTGAATAATGCCTTGACAGGAATGGGAAGTTCTAGTAAAGTAATACTTGGCATTGTGCTTGGCGGAATGATGGCTATTGATATGGGTGGTCCGTTCAACAAAGCAGCATATGTATTCGGAACAGCTGCAATTGCAGCAGGTAACTATGATATTATGGCAGCAGTTATGATTGGCGGTATGACACCTCCCTGTGCAATTGCACTGGCAACACTGCTGTTTAAGGATAAGTTCACAAAAGAAGAGAGAGATGCAGGTCCTACCAACTTTATCATGGGTCTTGCATTTATCACAGAAGGTGCGATTCCATTCGCAGCATCTGACCCCCTTCGTGTACTTCCTTCCTGTATCGTAGGATCTGCGGTGGCAGGAGCGATTTCCATGGCATTCGACTGTACACTGATGGCACCACACGGTGGAATTTTCGTATTCCCTGTGGTTGGAAACGCAGTTATGTACCTGGTCGCACTGGTTGCGGGAACAGTAATCTCTGCAGTTCTTCTTGGTCTGTTAAAGAAGAAAGCAGCATAA
- a CDS encoding HPr family phosphocarrier protein, whose amino-acid sequence MKEFKYVVTDNEGIHARPAGELVKLVKGFESTISIEKEGKKVDCRKLLALMGLGVKKGHEVTFTIEGADEEAAYEAVSKFMQDNL is encoded by the coding sequence ATGAAAGAATTTAAGTATGTAGTTACAGACAACGAAGGAATCCACGCACGTCCTGCAGGAGAACTTGTAAAACTGGTAAAGGGATTTGAGTCAACAATCTCTATTGAAAAAGAAGGTAAAAAAGTAGACTGCAGAAAACTTCTTGCACTGATGGGACTTGGCGTTAAGAAAGGTCATGAAGTAACATTCACAATCGAAGGTGCTGATGAAGAAGCAGCATATGAAGCAGTGAGCAAATTCATGCAGGACAACCTGTAA
- the pfkB gene encoding 1-phosphofructokinase, with translation MIYTVTFNPSLDYIVSVDDFKLGLTNRTSSELMLPGGKGINVSTVLMNLGIENTALGFTAGFVGKEIIRRLHEMGVKSEFIQISEGVSRINLKLKSIDGTEINGAGPVISKDKVEELMKKLEELGEGDVLFLAGSIPSSMPDDMYEQIMARLDGKGVMIVVDATKDLLVNVLKYHPFLVKPNNHELGEIFGIELKTRKDVIPYGKKLQEKGARNVLISMAGEGAVLVAEDGQVFEEPAPKGRLVNGVGAGDSMVAGFVAGWMEKKDYEHAFHMGIAAGSASAFSENLARKEEIEAVYRQITEK, from the coding sequence ATGATTTACACAGTGACTTTTAATCCATCTCTGGACTATATCGTTTCGGTAGATGATTTTAAACTGGGGCTGACAAACAGAACAAGTTCAGAGCTGATGCTTCCGGGGGGAAAGGGAATTAATGTTTCCACAGTCCTTATGAATCTTGGGATTGAGAACACTGCACTTGGATTTACTGCAGGGTTTGTAGGGAAAGAAATTATCCGTAGATTACATGAGATGGGAGTGAAATCTGAGTTCATTCAGATTAGTGAAGGGGTTTCAAGGATCAATCTGAAACTGAAATCTATTGACGGAACCGAGATCAATGGTGCAGGACCGGTGATCAGCAAGGATAAAGTAGAGGAACTGATGAAGAAACTGGAAGAGCTTGGAGAAGGCGATGTACTTTTCCTGGCAGGCAGCATTCCATCTTCTATGCCAGATGACATGTATGAACAGATCATGGCAAGGCTGGATGGAAAAGGTGTGATGATCGTAGTTGATGCCACAAAGGATCTTCTGGTCAATGTCCTGAAATATCATCCGTTCCTTGTAAAACCAAATAATCATGAACTGGGCGAGATCTTCGGTATAGAATTAAAAACAAGAAAAGATGTAATTCCTTATGGAAAGAAACTTCAGGAAAAAGGTGCAAGAAATGTGCTGATCTCCATGGCCGGCGAAGGTGCAGTTCTGGTAGCAGAGGATGGACAGGTATTTGAAGAACCTGCACCAAAAGGCAGGCTGGTAAATGGTGTGGGTGCAGGAGATTCCATGGTAGCAGGATTCGTTGCAGGCTGGATGGAGAAGAAGGATTACGAACATGCATTCCACATGGGAATTGCAGCAGGAAGTGCAAGTGCATTTTCTGAAAATCTTGCAAGAAAAGAAGAAATAGAAGCGGTTTATCGTCAGATAACCGAAAAATAA
- a CDS encoding AAA family ATPase, with protein sequence MKPLKLTLSAFGPYADETVIDFTQLGGQGLFLVTGDTGAGKTTIFDGITFALYGETSGGVREASMLRSKYAKPETPTYAEYIFEYKDAVYTVKRSPDYERPKTRGTGMTTQKGEALLTFSDGRAPVTKLKEVNQAVTELIGLDMKQFTQIAMIAQGDFRKLLLADTEERSNIFRKLFHTDIYKVIQEKLKFEAGGLDKAYKELLRSIRQYTEQVRYSTEDQLGQQWILMEKNGFEGNLEESLEILEQFLKADKDNLKAVNKQIKENDTELEKVNQLLGKAHKEADAKARKEQLLQEREGLLPQLEQAQKDAENGAKEPEEIQRLILSIQKEKENLKRYTNLENLRREIENVSKQIEKLAIDSIALQNRQKEKKTVLEQKQKEYQTTDSAEKEKAETDFRKEKIDTLYAGVYKNCGNLEFLQTKISELKIQSGQEEQLAKQIKKDLTDLEEKIVSGGNLEIKENSLVVCLQQIQKIEDQQKRYQDLEKKAESKKKAYLTASQKRAEIKEILNKMEQAYLDGQAGILAAGLQDGMPCPVCGSVHHPKLTQTPKEVPTEEQLKKQKKLTEAAEKAASDASVQAGEAAGLLQRCREELTEGFKSYAAQFLPQEETQEILRNELSDHELCLFIKNQESSVQTGLEEIQKQKKVYQDLLKKKEEFTTQSEQHAKEFQKLQISLEKRKSQLESIQEQLNNQLKEPVLSWIYEEDARQRMKTDPELLQDHSSETVYQKETGNVSQVLLQGKKAAEWLKQQQDILEQKQKDLTALLEQRKLLEMQIGKTQTELTTITDQINQNQQQTAAEKSRYEQLQKQRENMEKELGERTKEEILSQIQLKTEEQKKLEIHYKTVTEAREVLEKRMTELDSVIASLTEQLKESISISAEELNAQKENFAQQKKSLSENRDEIHARLEINSDMYEKIRRQQTELLKTETRWKWMKSLSDTANGTITGKARIMLETYIQMQYFDRILARANIRLMTMSSGQYELVRRKENKSRVGKTGLELDVVDHYNGTVRSVKTLSGGETFQASLSLALGLSDEIQSSSGGIQLDTMFVDEGFGSLDEDALDQAIRALKDLSQGSRLVGIVSHVAELKERIDKKIIVTKKRTEDGVGSTICIEG encoded by the coding sequence ATGAAACCATTGAAGTTGACATTATCTGCATTTGGTCCATATGCGGATGAGACTGTGATCGATTTTACACAGCTTGGAGGACAGGGCCTTTTTCTGGTGACCGGAGATACGGGAGCGGGAAAAACGACGATCTTTGATGGGATTACATTTGCGTTGTATGGGGAGACAAGCGGAGGAGTCCGGGAGGCATCCATGCTCAGAAGTAAGTATGCAAAACCGGAAACACCTACGTATGCGGAATATATTTTTGAATATAAAGATGCAGTGTATACAGTGAAGCGAAGCCCGGATTATGAGCGGCCAAAGACCAGAGGCACTGGAATGACTACCCAAAAGGGGGAGGCGTTGCTTACTTTTTCTGATGGAAGAGCTCCTGTGACAAAGCTAAAGGAAGTGAACCAGGCGGTTACTGAACTGATCGGACTGGATATGAAGCAGTTTACGCAGATCGCTATGATCGCACAGGGAGATTTCAGGAAATTGCTGCTGGCTGATACAGAGGAACGCAGCAACATTTTCAGAAAGCTTTTCCATACGGATATTTATAAGGTGATTCAGGAAAAATTAAAATTCGAGGCCGGTGGTCTGGACAAGGCGTATAAAGAGCTGTTGAGAAGTATCCGCCAGTATACGGAACAGGTCAGATATTCTACAGAAGATCAGCTGGGACAACAGTGGATATTGATGGAGAAGAATGGCTTTGAAGGAAATCTGGAAGAGAGTCTGGAAATTCTGGAGCAGTTTCTGAAGGCAGATAAGGATAACTTGAAAGCTGTAAATAAGCAGATCAAAGAGAATGATACAGAACTTGAAAAAGTAAATCAGCTTTTGGGAAAGGCTCATAAAGAAGCAGATGCAAAGGCAAGGAAGGAACAGCTTCTGCAAGAGAGAGAAGGATTGCTTCCACAGTTGGAACAGGCACAAAAAGATGCAGAAAATGGGGCAAAGGAACCAGAGGAGATCCAACGCCTGATACTTTCCATACAGAAAGAAAAAGAGAATCTGAAGCGTTATACAAATCTGGAAAATCTGCGCAGAGAAATAGAAAATGTTTCAAAACAGATTGAAAAATTGGCAATAGACAGTATTGCACTGCAGAATCGTCAGAAAGAAAAGAAAACTGTTCTTGAACAAAAACAAAAAGAATATCAGACAACAGACAGTGCGGAGAAAGAAAAAGCAGAAACAGATTTCCGGAAAGAGAAAATAGATACTCTTTATGCAGGAGTTTATAAGAACTGCGGAAATCTTGAGTTTCTTCAGACAAAAATCAGTGAACTGAAAATACAGTCCGGACAGGAAGAACAACTTGCGAAACAGATAAAAAAGGATTTGACTGATCTGGAAGAGAAAATTGTTTCCGGTGGGAATTTGGAAATCAAAGAGAACAGCCTGGTCGTATGTTTGCAGCAGATACAGAAAATAGAAGATCAGCAGAAACGGTATCAGGATCTGGAAAAGAAAGCAGAAAGCAAAAAGAAGGCTTATCTGACCGCTTCTCAGAAACGGGCAGAAATAAAAGAAATCCTGAACAAAATGGAACAGGCTTATCTGGATGGGCAGGCGGGGATATTGGCAGCAGGACTTCAGGATGGAATGCCGTGTCCGGTATGTGGTTCTGTTCATCATCCAAAGCTTACGCAGACTCCGAAGGAAGTTCCCACAGAAGAACAACTGAAAAAACAGAAAAAGTTAACAGAAGCTGCGGAAAAAGCGGCATCTGACGCAAGTGTGCAGGCAGGAGAGGCAGCAGGACTGCTGCAGCGTTGCAGGGAAGAATTGACAGAAGGGTTTAAAAGCTATGCAGCACAGTTTCTGCCACAAGAGGAAACACAAGAAATACTTCGAAATGAACTTTCTGATCATGAATTATGTTTATTTATAAAAAATCAGGAAAGCAGCGTACAGACAGGATTAGAAGAAATCCAAAAACAGAAAAAAGTTTATCAGGATCTGTTGAAGAAAAAGGAAGAGTTCACCACACAGTCGGAGCAGCATGCAAAAGAATTTCAGAAATTACAGATCAGTCTTGAAAAGAGGAAGAGCCAGCTGGAGAGCATTCAGGAACAGCTGAATAACCAATTGAAGGAACCTGTACTTTCATGGATCTATGAAGAAGATGCAAGACAGAGGATGAAAACTGATCCGGAACTGTTACAGGATCATAGCAGTGAAACAGTGTATCAAAAGGAAACTGGTAATGTATCACAGGTTTTGCTGCAGGGAAAGAAAGCGGCAGAATGGCTAAAACAGCAGCAGGATATTCTGGAACAGAAACAAAAGGATCTGACAGCACTTCTGGAACAGAGAAAACTTCTGGAGATGCAGATTGGTAAGACTCAGACAGAACTTACAACGATCACAGACCAGATCAATCAGAATCAGCAGCAGACAGCAGCAGAGAAATCCAGATATGAGCAGCTGCAGAAGCAGAGAGAGAATATGGAAAAAGAGCTGGGTGAGAGGACAAAGGAAGAAATCCTGTCTCAGATCCAGCTTAAGACTGAGGAACAAAAGAAGCTTGAAATACATTATAAAACAGTAACAGAAGCGAGAGAAGTATTAGAAAAGAGAATGACAGAACTGGATTCGGTAATTGCATCTCTGACAGAACAGTTAAAAGAATCCATAAGTATTTCAGCTGAGGAACTGAATGCTCAGAAAGAAAACTTTGCACAGCAAAAGAAATCACTTTCAGAAAATCGTGATGAAATCCATGCCCGCCTGGAAATCAACAGTGACATGTATGAAAAAATCCGCAGACAGCAGACAGAACTTCTGAAAACGGAAACCCGCTGGAAGTGGATGAAATCTCTCTCAGACACTGCCAATGGTACGATCACAGGTAAGGCAAGGATCATGCTGGAAACTTACATCCAAATGCAGTATTTTGATCGCATTCTTGCGCGTGCCAATATCCGTCTGATGACCATGAGCAGCGGTCAGTACGAGTTAGTTCGCAGAAAAGAAAACAAGAGCAGGGTAGGGAAAACCGGTCTGGAACTGGATGTAGTAGACCATTACAATGGAACTGTCCGAAGTGTCAAGACCTTATCAGGCGGAGAAACATTTCAGGCATCTCTGTCTCTGGCACTGGGACTTTCCGATGAGATTCAGTCAAGCTCCGGTGGGATCCAGCTTGATACCATGTTTGTGGATGAAGGTTTCGGATCTCTGGATGAAGATGCCCTTGATCAGGCAATCCGCGCATTGAAGGATCTCAGTCAGGGAAGCAGACTGGTGGGGATTGTTTCCCATGTAGCAGAGCTGAAAGAACGTATTGATAAGAAGATCATAGTAACAAAGAAACGGACAGAAGATGGAGTTGGAAGTACGATCTGTATAGAAGGATGA
- a CDS encoding exonuclease SbcCD subunit D — protein sequence MILRLERCGMKFAHIGDLHIGKRVHDFSMLEDQRYILDQMMKIFAEQKVDGVLIAGDVYDKTVPSAEAVQLFDEFITGLAKAEIPVYMISGNHDSAERLSFGAKLFESSDIYISQVYDGEMKRIVLKDQYGPISVYLLPFLKPAAVRHALQRDDINTYEEGVMAALQECEIDTTQRNVLVAHQFVTGADRSDSEETWVGGLDNVSAEVFKDFDYVALGHIHRPQKMGRETLRYSGTPLKYSFSEADHKKSVMIVELLEKGNVRVSTVPLIPRRDMRKLRGTYMDVTAKDHYTAENKMDYLQITLTDEEDVPGALQKLRTVYPNLMRLEYDNKRTRENREVQAVEVQEQKSELELFEEFYELLNNEPMKEEQTEFVEKLIQDLKEVRV from the coding sequence ATGATATTAAGATTGGAGAGATGTGGGATGAAGTTTGCGCATATTGGGGATTTGCATATTGGAAAAAGGGTGCATGATTTTTCCATGCTGGAGGATCAGAGGTATATTCTGGATCAGATGATGAAAATCTTTGCGGAACAGAAAGTGGATGGAGTTTTAATCGCAGGGGATGTTTATGATAAGACAGTGCCGTCGGCAGAGGCAGTGCAGTTGTTTGATGAGTTTATTACAGGACTGGCTAAAGCTGAGATTCCTGTGTACATGATCAGTGGAAATCATGATTCAGCAGAAAGGCTTTCCTTTGGGGCAAAGCTGTTTGAAAGCAGTGATATTTATATTTCGCAGGTTTATGATGGAGAGATGAAAAGGATTGTGTTAAAAGATCAGTATGGACCAATATCTGTATATCTTCTGCCTTTTTTGAAACCTGCGGCAGTACGCCATGCTTTGCAGAGGGATGACATTAATACTTATGAAGAGGGTGTTATGGCTGCTCTGCAGGAGTGTGAGATCGATACGACACAGAGAAATGTGCTGGTGGCACATCAGTTTGTGACCGGAGCAGACAGAAGTGACTCAGAAGAAACATGGGTTGGCGGTCTTGACAATGTCAGTGCGGAAGTATTTAAGGATTTTGACTATGTGGCACTGGGACACATCCACAGACCTCAGAAAATGGGGAGAGAGACCTTGCGTTACAGTGGGACGCCGCTTAAGTATTCTTTTTCGGAAGCAGATCATAAAAAGTCGGTAATGATTGTGGAGCTTCTGGAGAAGGGAAATGTGAGGGTCAGTACAGTACCTTTGATTCCCAGACGGGATATGCGTAAGCTGAGGGGAACCTATATGGATGTGACAGCGAAGGATCATTATACTGCTGAAAATAAGATGGATTATCTTCAGATTACTCTGACAGATGAGGAAGATGTGCCGGGGGCACTCCAGAAGCTGCGTACTGTTTATCCCAATCTGATGCGTCTGGAATATGACAATAAACGAACACGTGAGAACCGGGAGGTTCAGGCAGTGGAGGTTCAGGAACAAAAGTCAGAGCTGGAGCTGTTTGAGGAGTTTTATGAGCTGTTAAATAATGAACCTATGAAAGAAGAGCAGACAGAGTTTGTGGAAAAACTGATCCAGGATCTGAAGGAGGTGCGCGTATGA
- a CDS encoding alanine/glycine:cation symporter family protein codes for MWEAINSFLTTVDNLVWGVPLMVLIMAGGILLTARLGLLQMRRLPLALKWMFKNEEEGDGEISSFAALCTALSATIGTGNIVGVATAVCAGGPGALFWMILAAFFGMATKFSEGLLAVKYRVVAEDGHSLGGPFYYIEKGMGTKWKWLAKIFAFFGVCVGLFGIGTFSQVNGISSAVQNFFDPNKSNCVNIPFLGEYSWAVVISSLILAACVAAILIGGLKRIATVSQIIVPFMAVIYLIFSVALILLNITEIPAAIVTVVKGAFNPSAVTGGVVGTMIVSMQKGVARGIFSNEAGLGSAPIAAAAAQTKEPVRQGLVSMTGTFIDTIVICTMTGLSIVLTGAWQVEGLEGVQVTTYAFQHGLPIPGQISAFVLMICLVFFAFTTILGWDYYSERCLEYLTNGHKKTILTYRWLYILAVFIGPYMTVSAVWTIADIFNGLMAIPNMIALFALSGVIVKETKAFFAAEKHKM; via the coding sequence ATGTGGGAAGCGATCAATTCTTTTTTGACAACAGTAGACAATCTGGTCTGGGGCGTGCCCCTTATGGTCCTGATCATGGCAGGTGGTATCCTGTTAACTGCCAGACTTGGACTTCTTCAGATGCGAAGACTCCCTCTTGCATTGAAATGGATGTTTAAGAACGAAGAAGAAGGCGATGGTGAGATTTCCAGCTTTGCAGCTTTATGTACAGCACTGAGCGCCACAATCGGAACCGGTAATATCGTCGGTGTTGCAACTGCTGTCTGTGCCGGAGGTCCCGGAGCTTTATTCTGGATGATTCTGGCAGCATTCTTCGGAATGGCAACAAAATTTTCCGAAGGTCTTCTTGCAGTGAAATACCGTGTGGTAGCAGAAGACGGTCACAGCCTTGGTGGTCCTTTCTATTATATTGAGAAAGGTATGGGAACAAAATGGAAATGGCTTGCAAAGATCTTTGCATTCTTTGGTGTATGTGTAGGTCTTTTCGGAATCGGTACATTCAGTCAGGTAAATGGTATTTCCAGTGCAGTTCAGAACTTCTTTGATCCGAACAAATCAAACTGCGTAAATATTCCGTTCCTTGGAGAGTATTCCTGGGCAGTTGTAATTTCTTCCCTGATTCTTGCAGCCTGTGTTGCAGCAATCCTCATCGGTGGTCTGAAACGAATTGCAACAGTCAGCCAGATTATTGTACCGTTTATGGCGGTGATCTATCTGATCTTCAGTGTAGCGCTGATTCTTTTAAACATTACAGAGATCCCGGCAGCTATCGTAACAGTTGTGAAGGGAGCCTTTAATCCGTCAGCAGTGACAGGCGGTGTGGTAGGAACAATGATCGTATCCATGCAGAAAGGTGTGGCTCGTGGTATCTTTTCAAATGAAGCAGGTCTTGGTAGCGCACCTATCGCAGCGGCAGCAGCTCAGACAAAAGAGCCTGTACGTCAGGGTCTTGTAAGCATGACTGGTACATTTATTGATACAATCGTGATCTGTACAATGACAGGCCTTTCCATCGTGCTGACAGGTGCATGGCAGGTAGAAGGTCTGGAAGGTGTTCAGGTAACAACCTATGCATTCCAGCATGGACTTCCGATCCCTGGACAGATTTCTGCATTTGTATTAATGATCTGTCTGGTATTCTTTGCATTTACTACAATTCTTGGATGGGATTATTACAGTGAAAGATGTCTGGAATATCTGACAAACGGACATAAGAAAACAATCCTTACATATCGCTGGCTTTACATTCTGGCAGTATTTATCGGACCGTACATGACAGTAAGTGCTGTATGGACAATCGCAGATATCTTCAACGGACTGATGGCGATTCCGAATATGATCGCATTGTTCGCATTAAGTGGAGTGATCGTAAAAGAAACAAAAGCGTTCTTTGCAGCAGAAAAGCATAAAATGTAA
- a CDS encoding flavodoxin: MSKVAVVYWSSTGNTEAMANAVADGVKGKGGEAVLHTCEDFDGSKVTEYDAIAFGCPAMGDEVLEDTEFEPMFDGCKDALKGKNIALFGSYGWGDGEWMRNWEDSCKEAGANLVCESVICQEEPDDEATEACKALGAALV; the protein is encoded by the coding sequence ATGAGTAAAGTAGCAGTTGTATATTGGAGCAGCACAGGAAACACAGAGGCAATGGCAAATGCAGTTGCAGACGGAGTTAAGGGAAAAGGCGGCGAGGCTGTTCTTCATACTTGTGAGGATTTTGACGGATCTAAAGTAACTGAATATGATGCAATTGCTTTTGGATGCCCGGCAATGGGAGATGAAGTTCTGGAAGATACAGAGTTCGAGCCGATGTTTGATGGATGTAAAGATGCACTCAAAGGCAAAAATATCGCTCTTTTTGGTTCTTACGGATGGGGAGATGGCGAATGGATGCGCAACTGGGAAGATTCCTGCAAGGAAGCTGGTGCAAACCTTGTATGTGAAAGTGTGATCTGCCAGGAAGAACCAGATGATGAAGCTACAGAAGCATGCAAAGCACTGGGTGCTGCATTAGTATAA
- a CDS encoding DUF3793 family protein has product MLEKSVIEHCSPTLASIKTGNLFTYKYESEEELWKSVEGFNECVREKGVSLTVLRRSEKKALIYVCRFSSLERDLKKPGVANFIKKYGYESTDPAYALERLRSRLAQREDFPHEIGLFLGYPLGDVIGFIKNAGQNCKCVGCWKVYCNECEAIKAFARFKKCTNVYVRLWNQGRSVRQLTVAA; this is encoded by the coding sequence ATGCTGGAGAAATCTGTGATCGAACATTGTTCACCTACATTAGCATCTATTAAAACCGGAAATCTTTTTACATATAAATATGAATCTGAGGAAGAATTATGGAAAAGCGTAGAAGGTTTTAATGAATGTGTAAGAGAAAAAGGCGTTTCCCTCACAGTACTTCGCAGGAGTGAGAAAAAGGCGCTGATTTATGTCTGCCGGTTCTCAAGCCTTGAAAGAGATCTGAAGAAACCTGGTGTTGCGAATTTCATAAAGAAGTATGGGTATGAGAGTACAGATCCTGCATATGCACTTGAGAGACTGAGAAGCCGCCTGGCCCAGAGAGAAGATTTTCCTCATGAAATCGGATTGTTTCTGGGATATCCACTGGGAGATGTGATCGGATTTATCAAGAATGCAGGGCAGAACTGTAAATGTGTAGGTTGTTGGAAGGTTTACTGCAATGAATGTGAGGCAATAAAGGCTTTTGCCAGATTTAAGAAATGTACCAACGTGTATGTACGTCTTTGGAATCAGGGAAGAAGTGTACGCCAGCTGACAGTAGCTGCGTAA